A region from the Colwellia sp. PAMC 21821 genome encodes:
- a CDS encoding DUF2254 domain-containing protein: protein MNIKLAPLFEKIQSSFWFIPSLMMIFSLLLAAGTIYIDVTHMQDKQGALSFLYTTDVTAVRSLLGTIAGAMITVTSIAFSITIVSLTLASSQFGPRLMRNFMMDKGTQFVLGSFIATFLFCIAIFCAISFKAPYAFQPGITLAVAIAMTCFSVWILIYFIHHVAQSIQADVVIDGVYCELQEIIGKLFPEISNENLTREGVLAFEKNRGTQQLEVSAPSSGYLQLIDKESLLTLASKSHCTIQLHYSAGDFVVKNSTIATVYGSDKVKQDISESIIKHIVFGACRTPVQDPEFAVHQLVEIALRALSPGINDPYTAITCIDKLSSVLCSLAGKTFPYTNIFIDGVPRLVCKSLTFTDIADAAFDQIRQECETNLAVTIQMLDSLHVLETQAKTAEHHSFVQAQTRMIEQQQAKQSLSDEDNTELLRRINKITHNTKLV, encoded by the coding sequence ATGAATATTAAATTAGCCCCTTTGTTTGAAAAAATTCAATCCAGCTTTTGGTTTATACCAAGTTTAATGATGATTTTCTCTCTATTATTAGCTGCTGGCACCATATACATAGACGTAACTCACATGCAGGATAAACAGGGGGCTTTATCGTTCTTATATACTACAGATGTAACGGCCGTTCGCTCATTATTAGGGACTATAGCGGGCGCTATGATCACGGTAACCAGCATTGCCTTTTCAATCACCATAGTTTCATTAACGCTAGCTTCTTCACAATTTGGGCCGCGCTTAATGCGCAACTTTATGATGGACAAAGGCACGCAGTTTGTCCTGGGTAGCTTTATTGCCACTTTTCTCTTTTGTATCGCTATATTTTGTGCCATCAGCTTTAAAGCGCCTTATGCCTTTCAACCCGGAATAACACTAGCTGTTGCTATTGCTATGACCTGTTTTAGTGTTTGGATCCTGATTTACTTTATTCATCATGTTGCCCAATCTATTCAGGCAGATGTGGTTATTGATGGTGTGTATTGTGAATTACAAGAAATTATAGGGAAATTATTTCCAGAAATTTCGAATGAAAATTTAACCCGTGAAGGTGTTTTAGCATTTGAGAAAAATAGAGGCACGCAACAGCTTGAAGTTTCGGCACCTTCAAGTGGTTACCTACAACTTATCGATAAAGAAAGTTTACTTACTTTAGCTTCGAAATCGCACTGTACTATTCAGCTGCATTATTCAGCAGGTGATTTTGTTGTTAAAAATTCAACTATTGCCACGGTTTATGGCAGTGATAAGGTTAAACAAGATATAAGTGAAAGCATTATCAAGCATATTGTTTTTGGAGCCTGCAGAACACCGGTGCAAGATCCTGAATTTGCGGTACACCAATTAGTAGAAATTGCCTTAAGAGCATTGTCACCAGGTATTAATGACCCATATACCGCAATAACCTGCATCGACAAACTCAGCTCAGTGTTGTGTAGTTTAGCGGGTAAAACATTTCCTTATACCAATATTTTTATTGATGGCGTACCGCGATTGGTATGTAAATCGTTAACTTTTACTGATATAGCAGATGCGGCCTTTGACCAAATAAGGCAGGAGTGTGAAACGAACCTCGCGGTTACTATCCAGATGCTAGATTCCTTACATGTTCTCGAAACTCAAGCTAAAACAGCAGAACATCATAGTTTTGTGCAAGCGCAGACAAGAATGATTGAGCAACAACAAGCTAAACAATCATTGAGCGATGAAGATAACACTGAGTTATTGCGCCGAATAAATAAAATTACCCACAATACTAAATTGGTTTAG
- a CDS encoding sigma 54-interacting transcriptional regulator produces the protein MNKLPNTNALTHDKNNIVLYVDSDLEISREYTDMLNELQQHITSSGMQLQKLSLSKNNNIGSSILVVCQNNSHADRLIKRFNLQDQQVFWLAENPQQHDQTLSLKEHWFIDWRNEQALLPILSLLVRQDDIFRAKQHTEHKFALLSECLGELVITLSSAGSITEINAELSALMGDSCTSAIGKDLLSYLQIPSDTAKKRMKNIFADLERSGAMTRLPPFPIQLENTVIIVDGFVGSLRNNENLLIMRQVATWQSQEWLEQLAVHNEPVTLLLINPDDLAKFNQQYGRELGDQVLSEIMLSLTDLLRTADFVSRYSGVVFAANLPETNEQQGQALAARVRQMLVNKSFTQKKLNVDFSFGLATLNSEEQLGEQSPLELFRRANTALQAARSIGGGKLVAWEPKFDANIIANLDRMSGKFSEAPEDDFRLLSLQWDLIRLIGNTHSLETFSKQICQTLTAGMHCEYAGLYQVKNQKLINSSCSTAQKNIDVESVHHWVNTNINVDSLKNLIDAPLQPIGLFCQAIVPLFTRNQCLGMILLRWPLSEQSNAEKYNAQLQQVTPNLATAIDRIILLENDQRRSVIAHKTMGDQHELLFESAAMRNVMQQVQLVAPTDASVLIIGESGTGKEIIARQIHNHSALLEKPFITLDCSTIVEHLIESELFGHRKGAFTGATSDQPGMIAQADGGTLFLDEVGELPLDIQSKLLRFVQEKTYVAVGDQRVRKVDVRLVLATNRNLLDEVAMGRFRSDLYYRINVFTVNLPPLHKRGNDALLLCRHFLVKFSQQYSKEIIDFTPAAIKILQAYSWPGNVRELRNIIMRAAILCDKQLVDVAHLNIQEQEYLTETGSHLGSASHLVSVNESDASFMNQPDIANLINQLIAIALQQVRLFPVSAWLELQWLSVCLAKWGSLYQVALQLDQSESTLRRRYTKLKGLDLSLAPLGELESECDNMLQQLLTAHCNTTLWSTIEVTLHEIVMKQEISQQQKAQLLNVTQPTLRKILQQIRV, from the coding sequence ATGAATAAACTGCCAAACACCAACGCTTTAACTCATGATAAAAATAATATTGTGCTTTATGTTGATAGTGACCTTGAGATAAGTCGTGAATACACCGACATGTTAAATGAATTACAACAGCACATTACTAGTTCAGGCATGCAGTTGCAAAAGTTGTCGTTGTCGAAAAATAATAACATTGGGTCATCAATATTAGTCGTATGCCAAAATAATTCACATGCTGACAGGCTTATTAAACGATTTAACCTACAAGACCAGCAAGTATTTTGGCTAGCAGAGAACCCGCAGCAGCACGACCAAACGCTATCATTAAAAGAACATTGGTTTATCGATTGGCGAAATGAACAAGCTTTACTGCCTATTTTATCTTTACTAGTACGGCAGGATGACATTTTTCGGGCTAAACAACATACAGAGCATAAGTTTGCCTTACTGTCTGAATGTTTAGGCGAATTAGTGATTACATTAAGTTCAGCAGGAAGCATAACTGAAATTAATGCTGAACTGTCGGCATTAATGGGTGACTCTTGTACTTCTGCAATAGGTAAAGACCTACTTTCTTACCTACAAATACCGTCAGATACCGCCAAAAAGCGTATGAAAAATATTTTTGCTGACCTCGAGCGTTCTGGCGCGATGACTAGATTGCCGCCTTTTCCAATTCAGTTGGAAAATACCGTGATAATAGTTGATGGGTTTGTTGGTTCATTGCGCAATAATGAAAATTTACTCATTATGCGGCAAGTAGCAACGTGGCAGAGTCAAGAATGGTTAGAGCAGCTCGCAGTACATAATGAACCAGTCACTTTGTTACTTATTAATCCTGATGATTTAGCTAAATTTAATCAACAGTATGGTCGTGAGTTAGGTGACCAAGTACTGAGTGAAATTATGCTTAGTTTAACTGACTTATTACGCACAGCTGATTTTGTTAGTCGTTATAGCGGTGTAGTTTTTGCGGCAAATTTGCCTGAGACCAATGAACAGCAAGGTCAAGCACTAGCAGCTAGAGTAAGGCAAATGTTGGTTAATAAGTCATTTACTCAGAAAAAGCTGAATGTAGATTTTAGTTTTGGCTTAGCAACACTTAATTCAGAAGAGCAGCTGGGAGAACAATCACCTTTAGAGCTGTTTCGACGAGCCAATACCGCTTTGCAAGCCGCTCGTAGTATTGGTGGCGGCAAGTTGGTGGCTTGGGAACCAAAATTTGACGCCAATATCATTGCTAATTTAGACCGTATGAGTGGCAAGTTTTCAGAAGCGCCTGAAGATGATTTTAGATTACTTTCCTTACAGTGGGATTTAATTCGATTAATTGGTAATACCCATTCACTCGAAACTTTTTCAAAGCAAATTTGCCAAACACTAACGGCAGGAATGCACTGCGAATATGCTGGGCTATACCAAGTTAAAAACCAGAAATTAATTAACTCATCTTGCAGTACAGCTCAGAAAAATATAGATGTGGAAAGCGTACATCACTGGGTCAATACAAACATTAACGTCGATAGTTTGAAGAACTTAATAGATGCGCCGCTGCAGCCCATTGGATTATTTTGCCAAGCTATCGTGCCATTGTTTACCCGTAATCAATGTTTGGGGATGATATTATTACGATGGCCACTGAGCGAGCAAAGCAACGCTGAAAAGTACAATGCACAATTACAGCAAGTTACACCCAACTTAGCCACCGCTATTGATCGCATTATTCTGCTTGAAAATGACCAACGCAGATCGGTTATTGCTCATAAAACTATGGGCGATCAACATGAATTGCTCTTTGAATCTGCAGCAATGCGTAACGTTATGCAGCAAGTGCAGTTAGTTGCGCCCACTGATGCATCAGTGCTGATCATTGGCGAGTCAGGTACCGGTAAAGAAATTATTGCGCGACAAATACATAATCATAGTGCTTTGCTAGAAAAGCCTTTTATAACCTTAGATTGTAGTACTATTGTTGAACATTTAATTGAAAGTGAATTATTTGGCCATAGAAAAGGCGCGTTTACAGGCGCAACAAGTGACCAACCTGGCATGATCGCACAAGCCGATGGTGGCACTCTTTTTTTAGATGAGGTCGGAGAATTACCACTCGATATTCAATCAAAACTTTTACGTTTTGTACAAGAAAAAACTTATGTGGCTGTGGGTGATCAACGTGTGCGCAAAGTTGATGTTCGACTCGTATTAGCGACTAACCGAAATTTATTAGATGAAGTGGCCATGGGGCGATTTCGATCCGACCTCTACTATCGTATTAATGTGTTTACCGTTAATTTACCTCCATTACATAAAAGAGGAAATGACGCCTTGTTACTTTGTCGTCATTTTTTAGTCAAATTCAGCCAACAATACAGTAAAGAGATTATCGACTTTACCCCAGCGGCAATAAAAATATTGCAAGCATATTCATGGCCCGGCAATGTTCGAGAGTTAAGAAACATTATCATGCGTGCGGCTATTCTTTGTGATAAACAATTAGTTGATGTCGCTCATTTAAATATTCAAGAACAAGAATATCTTACAGAGACAGGTAGCCATTTAGGTTCAGCCAGTCATTTGGTTAGTGTTAATGAATCAGATGCTAGCTTCATGAATCAGCCCGATATAGCTAATTTAATTAATCAGTTAATCGCTATCGCCTTGCAGCAAGTACGCTTATTTCCGGTAAGTGCTTGGTTAGAATTACAGTGGTTAAGTGTATGTTTAGCTAAATGGGGAAGCTTGTATCAAGTAGCTCTGCAATTAGACCAGTCAGAATCTACTTTGCGTCGTCGCTATACTAAACTTAAAGGCTTAGATCTCAGTTTAGCGCCGCTAGGTGAGCTAGAAAGTGAATGCGATAATATGTTACAGCAACTGTTAACCGCACATTGCAATACTACACTTTGGTCAACCATTGAAGTTACATTGCATGAAATTGTTATGAAACAAGAGATTAGCCAACAACAAAAAGCACAGTTACTTAATGTAACCCAACCAACATTGCGCAAAATTTTGCAACAGATTCGAGTTTAA
- a CDS encoding hybrid sensor histidine kinase/response regulator → MLKTTVCSLLFFFVLCFKLHAETKANFIFSSATLNQQLSQKTIRQVFQDSTGYLWVVTQEGVARYDGYELIKFVHDPRKYNSISSDNVRAIIEDNKNRLWIATDGGGLNLFDAATQSFTAWQSNTTSQALPLSNRIMSMMLDENGDIWLGYNSGNFSRFQPDTMTFEHFNTQDLIPELNKEAFITSFVEETNFIWLATDGNGLLKLNKKNKQLVRMHTGSVSPFFSDRLSSLFIDVQQRLWVTSVDAGVAVADPQRLRFTSWQHQENQKSSVPANHVYTVFQDKQQRIWIGTEQGVAIWNGRNNFDTFNTDNGLSNNLVLSILQDPSGLMWFGTYNGLSKSSEVPFKHIDSGLANNTILGFAETKSSSGEVAIWVATYGGLTRLNSDGNVQQIINKDSVPALSDARVMTVRGDGNTLWFGTRGGGLSKLDVDTQQITNYINDPDNPHSLSFNSVISIFQDEAGNIWIGTFGGGLNYLPVGSDKFIHYRNDENNPRSINSDYVLAVYQLLNGKIVVGTTVGINLLDPVNLDFDHIEHQPDNVDSLSAPMAWAFYQDSMAQLWVGTQGGGLNKWLPKDFNALNNSFTHFDSLSGLPSSHIYSIQDDDNGNLWLSSTAGLTRFNKQSGKLRHFDSYQGLKESDFNFGAGFKDSNGNMYFGGNAGVVRFHPNDIKDNQVVPPVVLVRVKKLNEQVWFDVPYDDLKALELDYKDYFISFEFAALDYNAPGLNQYRYKLDGLDSDWIELENRRLATFTNLPSGDFTLRAQASNNQGLWNTTGISLPITVLPPPWKTVWAYSLYTLVVILILLYFIWRYRQKRLLELQQLIKLEATVEERTKDLRLANVQLEISMQETEKARQIAEQASKEKSDFLAIMSHEIRTPMNGVLGMTEVLLSSDLKPKQQHFAQLVYRSGRLLLDLLNNILDFSKLEAGKATLESVPTDLEALVEEVCDLFSESAFNKGIHVNAILSPEPLPLVYADPARLRQIIANLTSNAIKFTERGEVNVSVKRVVCYQPHETQLSDTAQYNGFEISIKDTGIGMAPDRQQKVFEMFTQADASTTRKYGGTGLGLAICRQLTTLMGGNIGVQSNLGEGSRFSLEVDLPIVGNPVIEHEPMADCPTVHLVSLNGGLGTAVANMLLKLGIKAVHVQRVNAQLASAKNGLWISLSEHEAAIKHASIPLERWICLLPSSQWQENDQRNILPLPVHFSGLRNSLYGALGIESAEQKSGTDDHRNHQTFNANILVAEDSLTNQEVAKSMLGMLGCEAWLADNGAEAVEQVNLKQPDLVLMDCQMPIMDGYKATAEIRKNWPDIPIVALTAGMGDDLRQQCLESGMNGVMTKPFSLRELEQTLLKYLAVSSLPLANDHDNTADPRIEIEPTPKANAGVSELISAEDIESDEDETVLIDMAAVDTLLRISKGTGNPVFNRVLDGFIQEANKLIQQLLAETESAEVDLHQIAEIAHALSSMSGNSGAIALYKLCKDLETSIKQNQAKDIVSIAQTIQATYLTSCAELEAFRIA, encoded by the coding sequence ATGCTCAAAACCACTGTTTGCTCCCTACTATTCTTTTTTGTTCTTTGTTTTAAGCTGCACGCTGAAACCAAGGCAAATTTCATCTTTTCTTCTGCAACACTTAATCAGCAACTTTCTCAAAAAACTATTCGGCAAGTATTTCAAGATAGTACTGGCTATTTATGGGTAGTAACCCAAGAAGGCGTAGCTCGATACGATGGTTATGAACTGATTAAATTTGTTCATGATCCTCGCAAGTACAACTCCATAAGCTCAGATAATGTTCGTGCGATAATTGAAGATAACAAAAATCGTTTATGGATAGCCACGGACGGTGGTGGATTAAACCTATTTGATGCAGCAACGCAAAGTTTTACTGCCTGGCAAAGCAATACTACTTCTCAAGCCTTACCTTTATCTAATCGTATAATGAGTATGATGTTAGATGAAAATGGCGATATTTGGCTAGGTTACAATAGCGGTAATTTTAGCCGCTTTCAGCCCGACACCATGACTTTTGAACATTTCAACACACAAGACTTAATCCCAGAACTCAATAAAGAAGCATTTATAACCTCTTTTGTAGAAGAAACCAACTTCATCTGGCTCGCCACTGATGGCAATGGATTGTTAAAACTAAATAAAAAAAATAAGCAATTAGTACGCATGCATACTGGCTCTGTTTCACCCTTTTTTAGCGATCGCTTAAGTAGTCTATTTATAGATGTGCAACAAAGGCTTTGGGTAACTAGCGTAGACGCAGGTGTGGCAGTAGCCGATCCACAAAGGTTAAGGTTTACATCTTGGCAACATCAAGAAAATCAGAAGTCTAGCGTCCCTGCTAATCACGTTTACACCGTATTTCAAGATAAGCAACAACGCATTTGGATAGGCACTGAACAAGGCGTGGCTATTTGGAACGGCAGAAACAATTTTGATACATTTAATACTGATAATGGCCTAAGCAATAATTTGGTTTTATCAATATTACAAGACCCATCTGGGTTAATGTGGTTTGGCACTTATAATGGTTTAAGCAAAAGCTCTGAGGTGCCTTTTAAACATATAGATTCTGGATTAGCGAATAATACTATTTTAGGCTTTGCTGAAACAAAATCCTCAAGTGGGGAAGTAGCAATTTGGGTAGCAACTTATGGTGGTTTAACGCGCTTAAACAGCGATGGCAATGTACAACAAATTATTAACAAAGACAGTGTTCCGGCATTAAGCGATGCACGGGTGATGACCGTGCGAGGTGATGGTAATACGCTATGGTTTGGTACTCGAGGGGGAGGGCTAAGTAAGCTAGATGTTGACACACAGCAAATCACTAATTATATAAATGACCCTGACAATCCCCACAGTTTAAGCTTTAACAGCGTAATTAGTATATTCCAAGACGAAGCCGGCAACATATGGATCGGCACATTTGGTGGAGGTTTGAATTACTTGCCTGTGGGCAGTGATAAATTTATCCACTACCGTAATGATGAAAATAACCCACGAAGCATCAATAGTGATTATGTGCTTGCAGTATATCAACTGCTCAACGGAAAAATCGTTGTTGGTACTACCGTTGGAATTAATCTGCTCGATCCTGTTAACTTAGACTTTGACCACATTGAGCATCAACCAGATAACGTTGATAGTTTATCTGCACCAATGGCATGGGCTTTTTATCAAGACTCTATGGCCCAGTTGTGGGTCGGAACTCAAGGTGGAGGGCTAAATAAATGGCTGCCAAAGGACTTTAATGCACTAAACAATAGTTTCACACACTTCGATAGCTTAAGTGGATTGCCTAGCAGCCATATTTACTCTATTCAGGACGATGATAATGGCAACCTTTGGTTGAGTAGCACCGCAGGATTAACAAGATTTAACAAACAATCAGGAAAATTAAGGCATTTTGATAGCTACCAAGGCTTAAAGGAAAGTGATTTCAACTTTGGCGCAGGTTTCAAAGATAGTAACGGGAATATGTACTTTGGCGGCAATGCTGGCGTAGTGCGTTTTCATCCTAACGATATTAAAGATAACCAAGTTGTACCACCGGTAGTGTTAGTTCGAGTAAAAAAACTCAACGAACAAGTATGGTTCGATGTACCGTATGACGACCTTAAAGCTTTAGAACTAGATTACAAAGACTACTTTATTTCTTTCGAATTCGCTGCCCTCGATTATAACGCCCCTGGTTTAAATCAATATCGGTACAAATTAGATGGGCTAGATTCAGATTGGATCGAATTAGAGAATAGGCGTTTAGCAACATTTACTAACTTACCTTCGGGCGACTTTACCCTTAGAGCACAAGCCAGCAATAACCAAGGTTTATGGAATACTACCGGTATTTCACTGCCCATTACGGTATTGCCGCCACCATGGAAAACCGTTTGGGCATATAGTTTGTATACCCTTGTAGTCATTTTAATTTTGCTCTATTTCATTTGGCGATATAGACAAAAACGCTTACTTGAGTTGCAACAACTCATCAAATTAGAAGCAACCGTAGAAGAACGCACTAAAGACCTTCGACTTGCTAACGTTCAGCTTGAAATCAGCATGCAAGAAACTGAAAAAGCCCGACAAATTGCCGAACAAGCGAGTAAAGAAAAAAGCGATTTCTTAGCGATCATGAGTCATGAAATTCGAACACCGATGAACGGTGTGTTAGGTATGACAGAAGTGTTACTTAGCTCAGACCTTAAACCTAAACAACAACATTTTGCACAATTGGTTTATCGTTCAGGTCGTTTATTACTAGATTTACTCAATAACATTTTAGATTTTTCTAAATTAGAAGCTGGTAAAGCAACATTAGAGTCAGTGCCAACCGACCTAGAAGCACTCGTTGAAGAAGTGTGTGATTTATTTAGTGAGTCTGCATTTAACAAGGGCATTCATGTTAATGCTATTTTATCGCCCGAACCATTACCTCTCGTTTATGCTGACCCGGCTAGATTACGCCAAATTATTGCAAACTTAACCAGTAATGCGATTAAGTTTACTGAGCGTGGTGAAGTTAATGTCAGTGTTAAGCGCGTTGTATGCTATCAACCGCATGAAACTCAGCTAAGCGACACAGCACAATACAATGGCTTTGAAATCAGTATAAAAGATACCGGTATTGGTATGGCGCCAGATCGCCAACAAAAAGTATTTGAAATGTTTACCCAAGCTGATGCATCTACCACCAGAAAATATGGCGGTACAGGGTTGGGTTTAGCTATTTGTAGACAGTTAACAACATTAATGGGTGGTAACATTGGCGTGCAATCGAATTTAGGCGAGGGCAGCCGCTTTAGTCTCGAAGTCGATTTACCCATTGTAGGAAACCCAGTTATTGAACATGAACCCATGGCTGATTGCCCAACAGTGCACTTAGTAAGCCTTAACGGTGGTTTAGGTACAGCAGTTGCTAATATGTTGCTCAAGTTAGGAATAAAAGCAGTTCATGTACAACGGGTAAATGCACAGTTAGCCTCAGCCAAAAATGGTTTGTGGATCAGCCTATCAGAGCACGAAGCTGCAATTAAACATGCGAGCATTCCCCTTGAGCGCTGGATTTGCTTGTTACCTTCATCACAATGGCAAGAGAACGACCAACGTAATATCTTGCCATTGCCGGTGCATTTTAGTGGTTTACGCAATAGTTTATATGGCGCCTTAGGAATTGAAAGCGCTGAACAAAAATCAGGTACCGACGATCACCGTAACCATCAAACATTTAACGCTAATATTTTAGTGGCAGAAGACAGCCTAACGAATCAAGAAGTGGCAAAAAGCATGTTAGGTATGTTGGGTTGTGAAGCTTGGTTAGCTGACAACGGTGCGGAAGCGGTTGAGCAAGTAAACTTAAAACAGCCTGATCTGGTGTTAATGGATTGCCAAATGCCTATTATGGACGGATACAAAGCAACAGCAGAGATAAGAAAAAACTGGCCAGATATTCCTATTGTTGCACTGACAGCTGGCATGGGCGACGACCTGCGCCAACAGTGTCTTGAATCAGGCATGAATGGCGTTATGACTAAGCCGTTTTCGTTACGAGAACTTGAGCAAACACTCCTAAAATACTTAGCCGTGTCGAGCCTCCCTTTAGCCAATGACCATGATAATACAGCTGATCCGAGGATAGAAATAGAGCCTACTCCAAAAGCTAACGCTGGTGTTAGCGAGCTAATAAGCGCTGAAGATATTGAAAGTGATGAAGACGAAACTGTGTTAATTGACATGGCAGCTGTCGATACGCTTTTGAGAATTAGTAAAGGTACCGGCAACCCTGTATTTAATCGTGTATTAGACGGGTTTATCCAGGAGGCTAATAAGTTAATTCAACAGTTACTAGCAGAGACAGAAAGTGCTGAGGTAGATTTACATCAAATAGCAGAAATTGCCCATGCGCTTAGTTCAATGTCTGGAAACTCTGGCGCTATAGCGTTATATAAATTATGCAAAGATTTAGAAACATCAATAAAACAAAATCAAGCGAAAGATATAGTGAGCATAGCGCAAACCATACAAGCGACTTATCTAACGAGTTGTGCGGAATTAGAGGCATTTAGAATAGCTTAA
- a CDS encoding S8 family peptidase, which yields MIKRFNKKHAILLTSLLSISTLPFAAHSAGSLLAGILDPVVEVLAPVIERNNEVIIQGDNVLGLKKIIGDVGGLITHELSLINGIAVKVSDTELAALNLLNGVITITKNEAVFSASALDNCKVYGSHVVEMSANKIRWNIYNAKEQQVNFNQMTFNWPLALGNIRTVKINGTAVFANVTAEQNGELVLDAADIPATAFLGSYEDATVELAFTNNGTDSYKQNDFSMGVGFAENCDRKLVKGYETQSIDGDSNTYYVNSIGADALHNQGITGKNVTVAVIDSGLWAANSALSRNTSNKSRIKAAYDAINDTEVQPSKMTDENIHGTHVTGIIANSKRAVEHGQTSSHYQGVAPDANLVVVKAIYEDGHSTYADAIRGLQYIADNHKALNIRVVNLSFGAQPRSSYWEDPLNQAVMALWEKDIVVVTSVGNTGPSAMTVGVPANVPYVISVGGISDNNTLDTSDDKMLSFSSQGPTHDAFIKPDLVAPGGHMFSLGNSEMYTAAKFPQYLMAKDRYMMSGTSQSSGVVTGIVALMLQNNPNLSANDVKCRLITSTTMAQLEDGKLAYSPFQQGAGSVNAVKAVESTQTGCANNGMNITADLSGDQHYMGAAREDTDGNYYIEGYDFEVWEEGFIWREGFIWREGFIWREGFIWREALNTEGFIWREGTTWSENFVENEGFIWREAQIVQESFSIQE from the coding sequence ATGATAAAGAGATTTAACAAAAAGCATGCAATATTGTTGACGAGCTTGTTGAGCATATCAACATTGCCATTTGCAGCACATAGTGCTGGAAGTCTATTAGCTGGTATTTTAGACCCTGTAGTTGAAGTACTAGCGCCAGTTATCGAGCGTAATAACGAAGTTATCATTCAAGGTGATAATGTATTAGGCCTTAAAAAAATTATTGGTGACGTAGGTGGGCTTATAACGCATGAATTATCATTAATAAACGGGATTGCTGTAAAAGTTAGTGATACAGAGTTAGCCGCCTTAAATTTACTTAATGGCGTAATTACTATAACTAAAAACGAAGCTGTTTTTAGCGCCAGTGCGCTTGATAACTGTAAAGTTTACGGTAGTCATGTAGTTGAAATGTCGGCGAATAAAATTCGTTGGAATATCTATAATGCTAAAGAACAACAAGTAAACTTTAACCAAATGACCTTCAATTGGCCATTAGCATTAGGCAATATACGCACCGTTAAAATCAACGGCACCGCTGTATTTGCTAATGTTACTGCAGAGCAAAATGGTGAATTAGTGCTTGATGCAGCAGATATCCCTGCCACTGCGTTTTTAGGTTCTTATGAAGATGCTACCGTTGAATTGGCATTTACCAATAATGGTACTGATAGTTACAAACAAAACGACTTCTCTATGGGTGTAGGTTTTGCTGAAAATTGTGACCGTAAACTTGTAAAAGGCTACGAAACACAAAGCATTGATGGTGATAGTAACACTTATTACGTAAATTCTATCGGCGCCGATGCTTTGCACAATCAGGGCATTACCGGTAAAAATGTTACTGTAGCGGTAATCGACAGTGGACTTTGGGCTGCCAACAGTGCATTAAGCCGTAATACCTCTAATAAATCTCGAATCAAAGCAGCATACGACGCTATAAACGATACTGAAGTACAACCTAGTAAAATGACTGATGAAAATATTCACGGTACTCACGTTACTGGCATAATTGCCAACAGTAAAAGAGCCGTTGAACATGGACAAACGAGTAGCCACTACCAAGGTGTAGCGCCTGACGCTAACTTAGTGGTTGTAAAAGCTATTTATGAAGACGGTCACAGTACATACGCTGACGCTATTCGTGGCTTACAGTACATTGCGGATAATCACAAAGCGTTAAATATTCGCGTAGTCAACCTGTCATTTGGCGCACAACCGCGTTCAAGCTACTGGGAAGATCCACTTAACCAAGCAGTAATGGCATTATGGGAAAAAGACATTGTTGTCGTTACATCGGTAGGTAATACCGGTCCAAGTGCAATGACGGTAGGCGTACCAGCTAATGTACCTTATGTTATTAGTGTAGGTGGAATCAGTGATAACAATACTTTAGACACTAGTGATGACAAAATGCTTTCATTTTCATCGCAAGGTCCAACGCATGACGCTTTTATCAAACCAGATTTAGTTGCGCCAGGTGGTCATATGTTTAGTTTAGGTAATTCAGAGATGTATACCGCCGCTAAATTTCCACAGTATTTAATGGCTAAAGATCGCTATATGATGTCAGGAACTTCACAATCTTCAGGTGTGGTAACAGGTATAGTTGCATTAATGCTGCAGAACAACCCAAACCTTAGTGCTAATGATGTTAAGTGTAGACTTATCACTAGTACTACTATGGCCCAATTGGAAGACGGTAAGCTTGCATATAGTCCATTTCAACAAGGTGCTGGTAGCGTTAATGCGGTAAAAGCGGTTGAGTCAACACAAACGGGTTGCGCTAATAACGGAATGAACATAACAGCTGATTTGAGTGGTGACCAACACTACATGGGAGCAGCTCGCGAAGACACTGATGGTAACTACTATATTGAAGGCTACGACTTTGAAGTTTGGGAAGAAGGCTTTATCTGGCGTGAAGGCTTTATCTGGCGTGAAGGTTTTATCTGGCGTGAAGGTTTTATCTGGCGTGAAGCGTTAAATACTGAAGGCTTCATATGGCGTGAAGGTACGACTTGGAGCGAAAATTTCGTTGAAAACGAAGGATTTATTTGGCGAGAAGCACAAATTGTTCAAGAAAGCTTTTCGATTCAAGAATAA